From Triticum urartu cultivar G1812 chromosome 2, Tu2.1, whole genome shotgun sequence, a single genomic window includes:
- the LOC125534937 gene encoding uncharacterized protein LOC125534937 yields MSFSLFPWPFRRRAGGSSETGPSKPSAAEGKEEDTKELGVTPQLLDFLRTLSPDAFKAVLCFVAGGSAESAAELSDWQQRHVVLVLARAKELAKVRYDLCPRHMKDKQFWTYILS; encoded by the exons ATGTCCTTCTCCTTGTTCCCATGGCCGTTCCGCCGCCGAGCCGGCGGCAGCAGCGAAACCGGCCCAAGCAAACCCTCCGCCGCGGAGGGGAAGGAGGAGGACACGAAGGAGCTCGGCGTCACGCCGCAGCTCCTTGACTTCCTCCGGACACTCTCCCCCGACGCCTTCAA GGCGGTGCTATGCTTTGTCGCAGGAGGATCCGCGGAGTCGGCGGCCGAGCTCTCGGACTGGCAGCAGCGGCACGTCGTCCTCGTGCTCGCCAGAGCCAAG GAACTCGCTAAGGTCCGCTATGATCTGTGCCCACGCCACATGAAGGACAAGCAGTTCTGGACATACATCTTGTCGTAA